One stretch of Anaerobranca gottschalkii DSM 13577 DNA includes these proteins:
- the pyk gene encoding pyruvate kinase — protein MRRTKIVCTIGPASESPEMLKKLILAGMNVARLNFSHGDYEEHGKRIATIRQVAKELNKNVAILLDTKGPEIRVKKFAQGKIQLNEGDIFTLTTEDILGDQTKVAITYEGLPKDVKKGDRILLDDGLIALEVLETTNTDIKCKVLNGGPLSDKKGVNVPGVSVSLPAMSEKDLNDIKFGIEQGVDFIAASFIRKASDVLAIRRVLEENNSDIHIISKIENQEGLDNLDEILKVSDGLMVARGDLGVEIPVEEVPLAQKLMIEKCNKAGKPVITATQMLDSMIRNPRPTRAEASDVANAIFDGTDAIMLSGETAAGKYPEEAVKTMAQIAERAEQAVRYEEILGKKTFTPKASITDSISSATCNTAQSLGASAIITSTQSGFTAKMVSKYRPKCPIIAVTPDERVVRKLVLSWGVFPVLGQQTDNTDDMIAEAIRTSLEQGYIKDGDLVVITAGVPVGIAGTTNLLKVHVVGDVIVKGTGIGNNSVQGKVIVAKTAKELINKKGQGDILVTNATDSDLVPNLEGIKAIVAEEAGLTSTTAIVGLSKGIPVVVGASGATSLLKDGEEVTVDPQRGLVYRGHATVK, from the coding sequence ATGAGAAGAACAAAGATTGTATGCACAATTGGGCCTGCCAGTGAATCACCAGAAATGTTGAAAAAACTAATTTTAGCTGGTATGAATGTTGCAAGGTTAAATTTTTCCCATGGCGATTATGAAGAACATGGGAAGAGAATTGCTACTATACGTCAAGTAGCAAAGGAATTAAATAAAAACGTCGCAATTTTATTAGATACAAAAGGACCTGAAATAAGGGTTAAGAAATTTGCCCAAGGAAAAATCCAATTAAATGAAGGAGATATCTTCACTTTAACAACAGAAGATATTTTAGGTGACCAAACTAAAGTAGCTATTACATACGAAGGGCTACCTAAAGATGTAAAGAAAGGTGATCGTATTTTATTAGATGACGGTTTAATTGCTTTAGAAGTTCTAGAAACTACTAATACAGATATTAAATGTAAAGTATTAAATGGCGGTCCTTTAAGTGATAAAAAAGGGGTAAATGTTCCTGGAGTTTCCGTTTCTCTACCAGCAATGTCTGAAAAAGACTTAAATGATATTAAGTTTGGAATTGAACAGGGAGTTGACTTTATCGCCGCTTCTTTCATCAGAAAAGCTTCCGATGTTTTAGCTATTCGTAGGGTTTTAGAAGAAAACAATAGTGATATCCATATTATTTCTAAAATTGAAAACCAAGAAGGATTAGATAATCTAGATGAAATACTAAAAGTAAGTGATGGTTTAATGGTTGCAAGGGGAGATTTAGGTGTAGAAATTCCCGTTGAAGAAGTGCCATTAGCTCAAAAATTAATGATAGAAAAATGTAATAAAGCTGGTAAACCTGTAATCACTGCAACCCAAATGCTTGATTCTATGATTAGAAATCCAAGACCAACTAGGGCAGAAGCTAGTGACGTTGCTAATGCTATTTTTGATGGAACCGATGCTATTATGCTTTCAGGGGAAACGGCAGCTGGTAAGTACCCTGAAGAAGCAGTAAAAACAATGGCACAAATTGCTGAAAGGGCAGAACAAGCTGTAAGATATGAAGAGATTTTAGGTAAAAAGACTTTTACTCCTAAAGCTTCTATTACAGATTCTATCAGTAGTGCAACATGTAATACTGCCCAAAGTTTAGGAGCTTCCGCAATAATCACTTCTACCCAATCAGGGTTTACTGCTAAAATGGTATCCAAGTATAGACCAAAATGCCCAATTATTGCAGTAACTCCCGATGAAAGGGTTGTAAGAAAATTAGTTTTATCTTGGGGAGTATTCCCTGTATTAGGCCAGCAAACAGATAACACTGATGATATGATAGCAGAAGCTATTAGAACTTCACTAGAACAGGGTTATATTAAAGACGGAGACTTAGTTGTTATAACTGCTGGAGTACCTGTTGGTATTGCTGGAACTACTAATCTTCTAAAAGTTCATGTTGTGGGAGATGTAATTGTAAAAGGAACAGGAATTGGTAATAATTCTGTTCAAGGAAAAGTTATTGTAGCTAAAACTGCAAAAGAATTAATTAATAAAAAAGGTCAAGGAGATATTTTAGTGACAAACGCTACTGACAGTGATTTAGTGCCTAATTTAGAAGGAATTAAAGCTATTGTCGCTGAAGAAGCTGGACTTACATCTACAACGGCAATTGTAGGACTTTCTAAAGGTATCCCAGTTGTTGTAGGAGCCAGTGGTGCTACATCATTGTTAAAAGATGGAGAAGAAGTAACAGTTGATCCTCAAAGGGGTTTAGTATACAGAGGTCATGCTACAGTAAAATAA
- the pfkA gene encoding 6-phosphofructokinase yields the protein MKRIAVMTSGGDAPGMNAAVRAVVRKGIFHGLEVYGIKRGYAGLISGEFERMELSSVADIIHRGGTILRTARCPEFKNPKVQQEAAELLKAKGIDGIIVIGGDGSFMGAKALSNLGIPTIGIPGTIDNDIPCTDYCIGFDTAVNTAIDAINKIRDTATSHERTFVVEVMGRDAGDIALAAGLAGGAESILIPEIETNLDVVIHRLLQGQKRGKLHSIIVVAEGVASGFEIGKIIEERTGFDTRVIVLGHIQRGGSPTSFDRILASRLAAKAVDLLMANEGGKMVGIVNNKIVATDIDEALKQKHTLDKEMYELAKVLSI from the coding sequence ATGAAAAGGATAGCAGTAATGACCAGTGGTGGCGATGCACCAGGTATGAATGCTGCTGTTAGAGCAGTGGTTAGAAAAGGTATTTTCCACGGTTTAGAGGTTTACGGAATTAAAAGAGGATATGCTGGTTTGATAAGTGGAGAATTTGAGCGAATGGAATTGAGTTCAGTGGCAGATATTATTCACAGAGGAGGAACAATTTTAAGAACTGCTAGATGCCCAGAATTCAAAAATCCTAAAGTTCAGCAAGAAGCAGCGGAACTTTTAAAGGCCAAAGGAATCGATGGAATCATTGTAATTGGTGGAGATGGTTCTTTTATGGGCGCTAAAGCCTTATCTAATCTAGGGATTCCTACCATTGGTATTCCAGGAACCATTGATAATGACATTCCATGCACAGATTATTGTATTGGTTTTGATACTGCAGTTAATACTGCCATTGATGCTATTAACAAAATAAGAGATACTGCTACATCCCATGAAAGAACCTTTGTTGTAGAAGTAATGGGCCGTGATGCAGGAGATATCGCTTTGGCAGCGGGTTTAGCTGGTGGAGCAGAATCTATTTTAATCCCAGAAATTGAGACTAACTTAGATGTGGTAATCCATAGACTTTTACAAGGTCAAAAAAGGGGTAAACTCCACAGTATCATTGTGGTAGCTGAAGGTGTTGCCAGTGGCTTTGAAATAGGTAAAATAATTGAAGAAAGAACTGGCTTTGATACTAGGGTTATCGTTTTAGGGCATATTCAAAGGGGAGGATCACCAACATCCTTTGATAGAATTCTAGCCAGCCGTTTAGCTGCTAAAGCTGTAGATTTGTTAATGGCTAATGAAGGTGGAAAAATGGTGGGGATTGTTAACAATAAAATTGTAGCCACAGATATTGATGAAGCTTTAAAACAAAAACATACCCTTGACAAAGAGATGTATGAATTAGCAAAAGTACTTTCAATTTAA